One Cicer arietinum cultivar CDC Frontier isolate Library 1 unplaced genomic scaffold, Cicar.CDCFrontier_v2.0 Ca_scaffold_1581_v2.0, whole genome shotgun sequence DNA segment encodes these proteins:
- the LOC101501804 gene encoding uncharacterized protein, whose translation MVIDIESFDQNMPVGAGNKTREEKMMEKEAKPEEREAKRKEKEAKQKEKALVKEAKEKEKALKIEAKKREKEAKYYRDRSRRMSVRLQRAKAKQKKEQKILDRLLEKLAKKKAKESRDRANAYVKYQEKEAKRKEKEAKQKEKEAKQKEKEAKQKEIASAKEAKQKEREAKQKEKEAKQKEIASAKEAKQKEREAKQKEKEAKQKE comes from the coding sequence ATGGTCATAGATATAGAATCTTTTGATCAAAATATGCCCGTTGGTGCGGGAAATAAAACAAGGGAAGAAAAGATGATGGAAAAAGAAGCCAAACCAGAGGAAAGGGAAGCAAAGCGGAAGGAAAAGGAAGCAAAGCAGAAGGAAAAAGCTTTGGTAAAGGAAGCAAAGGAGAAGGAAAAAGCTTTGAAAATAGAAGCAAAGAAGCGGGAAAAGGAAGCAAAGTATTATAGAGATAGAAGTAGGAGAATGAGTGTACGATTGCAAAGGGCAAAAGCTAAACAAAAGAAGGAGCAGAAAATATTAGACAGGCTGTTGGAAAAGCTAGCAAAGAAAAAGGCAAAGGAATCAAGAGACAGGGCAAATGCTTATGTAAAGTATCAGGAAAAGGAAGCAAAGCGGAAGGAAAAGGAAGCAAAGCAGAAGGAAAAGGAAGCAAAGCAGAAGGAAAAGGAAGCAAAGCAGAAGGAAATAGCTTCGGCAAAGGAAGCAAAGCAGAAGGAAAGGGAAGCAAAGCAGAAGGAAAAGGAAGCAAAGCAGAAGGAAATAGCTTCGGCAAAGGAAGCAAAGCAGAAGGAAAGGGAAGCAAAGCAGAAGGAAAAGGAAGCAAAGCAGAAGGAA